The DNA region GAGATCCCGATGATCAGGGCCACAGAGGCAAGCAGGGCGGCGATCGCCACGACCGGGTGCCAGTCGAGCACCATCGCAGCGCCGGCGATGATCCCCACGGCTACGCACAAACCCAACCAGGTCGAAGGCTGCCGCACCCACCACCGCCGATACGCACGCATGAACTCGCGCCGTTCCTCGGCGGTCACCGTCCATGTGGCGTCCGGCGCGTCGATCAAGTCAGTCACGACGCCGCATCATGCCGTAGCGCCACACGCCAACAGGCCTCGGGTCAGCGGGTGGGAAGGGGGAGCGCGCGCTTGGAGCGGCTCACGTAGGCCGAGCCCTCCGGGCCGACGACGACGTAGGAGTCGCCCAAGCGGGAGTTGTACTCCAGGTGCGCACGACCCCAGAACATGCCGATCCGGATGCCGCCGTACATCCCCGGGGCGGTGAACCAGGCCTCGTCGGGGCCGCCCTCCTCGGAGATGAGCCGGACGTCGAACGTACGCAGCTGGTGGTCGCCGCGGAACTCGGCGGTCAGCTCGGCGAGCGTCGTGTTGACGTGGTGGTTGACGGCCTCGAGGTTGTCACCGAGCGGGGTGCCGGGGCGGAAGAACGGGTCGAGCATGTCGAGCAGGTGGTCGTGACCGCGTCGCTTGGCGAGCAGGTAGGGCGTCTCGCCGTGCGCGGTGGGCAGCGACCTGACCCCGCCCAGCGAGAGGAGCTCCTGCACCGTCTCCCGCGGCGCACCGAGGTAGGCGGCGTGGTGGAGCGGGGTGAACATCGACTCGCCGCCGATCTTCCAGGTGTTGACGCCGACGGTGTAGTCGTTGCGCACCTGCGAGAGCGCGCGGCGCCAGTCCCCCTGCGCGGCCGCGTCGGTGAGCGAGTCCCTGGCCTTGACCGCTGCGGGGCCGTAGGCCTCGCGAGGCATCAAGATGCCGTCCCATGGCAACGTGGTGGTCATAGTTGAACTTTCGCAGAGATCAAGCGGTTGCGTGATGGAGTGCGACGATTCCGCCCGAGAGATTCGTCCAGGTCGGCGACTTCCAGCCCGCTGAGGAGAGCATCTCGGCGAGACCTGCCTGGTCTGGCCATGCCCGGATGGACTCAGCGAGATAGACGTACGCGTCGGGGGAGGACGATACCGCGCGCGCGACCGGAGGAAGGGCCTTCATCAGGTATTCGACGTAGAGCGTCCGGAACGGCTTCCAGGTCGGGTGCGAGAACTCGCAGACCACGATCCGGCCGCCGGGGCGGGTGACCCGACGCAGCTCACGCAGGCCGGCCGCCGGGTCGACGATGTTGCGCAGACCGAACGAGATCGTGACCGCGTCGAAGGTCGCATCGCGGTAGGGCAGCCGGGTGCCGTCGCCGGCCGTGAACGGCAGGTGGGGCTTGGCCTCCTTGCCGACCTGGAGCATCCCGATCGAGAAGTCGGTCGGGACCACCTCGGCCCCTGCGTCCAGGAACGGCTGCGACGAGGTGCCGGTGCCGGCGGCCAGGTCGAGCACGAGCTCGCCGGGCTTCGGGTCGACGGCCTTGATCACCTCGCGACGCCAGCGCCGGTCCTGGCCGAGCGAGAGCACGTCGTTGGTGATGTCGTAGCGCTTGGCCACGGCGTCGAACATCCGGCGGACGTCGCCGGGCTGCTTGTCCAGATCTGCTCGGGTCACGGGCTGATTCTGTCTCGGGTCGCTGTCCGGCCGGAACTCAGGCGAGCTTCTCGAAGATCTCGTCGGCGTACTTCGCCGCGTCTTCCTTCGAGGCGGCGGTCGCCTGGACGGTCAGGTCGTTGGACGCGTGCGAGCAGGTCGCCTGGGTCTGACCGGTCGACTGGTCGGCGCTGGAGTAGCAGACGTTGTCGCGCACCTTGGAGACCTCGCCACCGCCGTAGTAGGCGCTGCCGTCGCCGGCGAAGGCGCGGATCATCACGGACTTCTTCATGTCCTTGGTGATGTAGGTGCGCGAGGACATCGAGAACCCGAGCGCGTCGGACACGTTGCGGTCCTCGGTCCTCGAGCTCGCCGCGTTCTGCTTGATGAAGGTGTCCAACTGCTCCTCGGACGCGCCCTGCTTCTTGATCACGTCGAGGTCGTAGGAGGACTTCTTGTCGGCCGGCTGGTAGCCGCCCGACAGCGTCTCGGGGAGCGTGATCTTCACGCCCGAATGGGACTCGGAGTCGCCAACCCACCGTGGCAGGCCAACGCCCAGCACGACGAAGAGGGCCAAGGCGATGATGCCGAGGGTGATGCCGTTCTCTGCGATGAACGACTGCTCTTTGTTGGTACTCACGCCAGCGCACGCTACAACCCCGATGGTGGTGGATGGCAAACGGGGCGCAATGCCACATACATCACTTCGACTCGTCTCGGCCGACACCACGCCGATACCCTGAGGGCGTGAGTGAGTCTGAGCAGCGGTCCCTGGTGGCCACCACCGTGGCCCTCGACGCCGGGTCCGAGACGCTCGACGACCTGCTCGCGCTGCTGCCCGCACGCCGGCGCGTGCTGTCGTGGGTCCGCCACGGCGAGGGCCTGGTCGGCTGGGGCACCGCCGCCGAGATCCGTACGTCCGGGCCCGAGCGGTTCGCGCACGCGACCAAGTGGTTCGAGGAGCTGGCCGCCGTCTCGACGGTCTCCGATCCTGTCGGCGTGCCCGGCACCGGACTGGTCGGCTTCGGCTCCTTCGCCTTCGCGGACCTGCCCGGTTTCTCCGTGCTCAAGGTGCCCGCGGTCGTCGTCGGCAAGCGTGGCGACACCGCCTGGGTGACCACGGTCGGACCGGCCGCCACGCCGCCTCCTCCCCTGGCTCCGACGCCGGCCCCGGAGGCGCCGCGCGACGTCGTCTTCGCCGACGCGTACGTCGACGGCGAGCACTGGATGCGGATCGTCGCCGACGCCGTCTCCCGGCTCCAGCACGGAGACCTCGACAAGGTCGTCCTCGCCCGCGATCTGCTTGCCGCGGCCAGCGCGCCGATCGACATCCGCGCCGTGCTGCGGCGGCTGGCCGCTGCGTACCCGACGTGCTGGACGTTCCACGTCGACGACCTCTTCGGCGCGACCCCCGAGCTGCTCGTCCGCCGCGAGCGCGGCCTGGTCACCTCCCGCGTCCTCGCGGGCACGATCTGGCCGACCGGCGAGGAGGACCTCGACCACGCCCTGGCCGCCTCGCTGGCGGAGTCGTCGAAGAACCTCGAGGAGCACGAGTACGCCGCCAGGTCGGTCGCCGACGCCCTGGAGCCGCACTGCTCCTCGATGAACGTGCCCGAGGCTCCCTTCGTGCTCAAGCTCCCCAACGTGATGCACCTGGCCACCGACATCACCGGTGTGGCCAGCGACGGGGTGAGCTCGCTCGACCTGGCCGCGGCACTGCACCCCTCGGCCGCGGTCGGCGGCACCCCGCGCGAGGACGCCGTCGCCCTCATCGCCGAGATCGAGTCGATGGAGCGCGCCCGCTACGCCGGGCCGGTCGGCTGGATGGACGCCTCCGGCGACGGCGAGTGGGGCATCGCGCTGCGCTCGGCCGAGATGATCGACGACCGCACCGCCCGCCTCTTCGCCGGCTGCGGCATCGTGGCGAGCTCCGACCCGGAGACCGAGCTGGCCGAGACCCAGGCCAAGTTCGTCCCGATCCGCGACGCCCTGTCCTAACCTCCATTCATGGAGAACTCGGACGGTCTCATCCGCACATCCCTGCGCGAGGGGGAGGAGAACGCCGATCGGCTGGCACGCACCCAGCTGCTCATGGTCCCGATCCTGATCGTGGCGATGATCTCGGTCCCCGCCTATCGGATCGTCCATGACGACGGGGCGGACGGGGACAGCTACGGCTTCTGGTCATCCATCAGCTGGCTTGCCGACCGCCCCGACGACGCGCCCGGCGCCTATCGGCTGCTCGTCATCGCGGCGATGCTGACGATCGTCTTCGCCGTGGCGGCCGCGGCGATGGGCCTCTTCCTCGCCTACTCCCGAAGCAACCATCCCGCCGTCGAGACCGGGATCGCGATCGCGTCCGGAGCGTTGCCGAGCGTCGTGGGCGTGATCGGCGTGATCGCGCTGCCCGAGGACTCGGCCGTACAGATGGGCTGGGGCCTGCTCCTCCCCGCCTTCCTCGGACTGTGGCTCGCCAACATGGTCCGCTCCGAGGTCTAGATCCGGCGCGATAGATTCGGCGGCATGAGGATCACGAAGTTCGGCCATTCCTGTGTCCGGATCGAGCACGACGGGGCGGTGGTGGTCGTCGACCCGGGCGTGTTCGCGCAGCCCGAGGCGCTCGACGGGGCGACGGCGGTGCTGATCACCCACGAGCACCCCGACCACTACAACCCGGCGCTCCTCGAGGGCAACGACGCACCGGTCTTCACCATCGGCGCGGTCGCGGCGCAGATCCAGAAGGGTGCTCCTGCGGTCCACGAGCGGACCACGGTGGTGAAGCCGGGCGAGTCCTTCGACGTCGGGCTGCCGGTCACGGCGGTCAACGAGAAGCACGCGGTCATCCACGCCGACCTGCCCCACTTCGACAACTCTGGCTACCTGATCCAGGCCGGGGACACCAAGATCTTCCACCCGGGCGATGCACTGGACGGCCCTGGCGAGGCCGTGGACGTACTCTTCCTGCCGGTCTCGGCGCCGTGGGCCCGGTCCGCCGAGCTGATCGACTTCGCCCGCTCCGTAGGAGCCTCGCGTACGGTCGCGATCCACGACCGGGTCTACTCCGAGGCCGGCTCCGGAATCTTCGACACCCAGGCCGCCGCCCTGATCCCGGCCGAGCGCGGCTACGTACGTCTCGCGGACGGGGCTGACCTCTGATGGCCCTCGTCGCAGTCCTGTACGCCTACAACGACCTCCCCGACGTACGCGCCGAGCACCTCGACGCCCATCGCGGGTTCCTGGCGAGCCAGGACAACCTGGTCCTCTCCGGCCCCAGCTCCGACGGCTCCGCCCTGCTCGTCTTCGAGGGCGAGATCGCCGGAGTCGAGGCGACCTTGGACGACGACCCGTTCCTCGCGGTCGGGCTGATCAAGGAACGCCGGGTCTTCGAGTGGACCCCGGTCCTCGGCTCTTGGAAGGCCCAGCTGGGCCTGTGAGGACCGGGGGCCACGCCGGAGAGAATCAGCCCAGCGCGAGTGCCTGCAGGCGGTCGTACGCGCCGTTGAACGTGTTCTGGTCCAGCGGTGAGGACGTGTACTGCCAGAAGGTGTAGTAGCCCCATCCGGCGGGCAGGGTGCCGGGCGAGCTGGCGTAGCGCGCGATCCACAGCGGATGGGCGCTCGCGAACTGCGAGGTGTTGCCGGTGCAGGTCGTCCACCAGTCGGTGGTCGTGTAGATGACCGCGTCGCGGCCGGTGCGGTAGCGGTAGCGGTCCAGGAAGGCCGCGATCCAGGAACGCATCGACGCCTGCGAGAGGCCGTAGCAGGTGCCGCCGCTGTAGGGGTTGTACTCGATGTCGAGCACGCCCGGCAGGGTCTTCCCGTCGGCCGACCAGCCGCCGCCGTTGTTGACGAAGTAGTCGGCCTGGGCCGCGCCGCCCGAGTCCGACGGGTTGGCGAAGTGATAGGCGCCGCGGATGAAGCCCTGGTTGTAGGAGCCGTTGTACTGCTGCGGGAAATAGGTGCTGTTGCGGTAGTAGGTGCCCTCGGTCGCCTTGATGTAGGCGAACCGCTTGCCCTGGCCCCACCAGTAGGCCCAGTCGACGTTGCCCTGATGACCGGAGACGTCGATGCCCGACACGGACGCCTGGGCCGTGATCGGCTGCTCCTGGGGCGTGCCGCCCTCGGCGTGCGAGCCCGGCGTCGACCAACCGACGTACGCCCCGTGCTCCAGCGTGACGCCGTGGGACCTCGCCTTCTGGGTGAGACGGCGGTCGTCCTTCTCGGCGGCGCCGGCGGACTGTGTCGGGGAGAGCGAGACGGCAAGGAGGAGACCGGCGGCTATCGCGGTCACTCTCATGGATCTGCGGCGCGAAGGACTCATGGGTGGGGCCTTTCCCGAGGAGGAGCACTGCACTGGCACAACATGGTGCCGCAACCGATGTCCCCCGGGGAATGTTTTCCGGTAAGCAAGTTACTCAACCAAATGGTTGACAATGCCGTACGCGACGACCTAGCCTCGTTATCAACCAAATGGTTGAGGAGTGACGGATGAGCGAGGACAGACTCTCCCGAGTCTTTGCGGCACTGGCGGACCCGACCCGGCGCGACCTGGTCGCCCGGCTCTCGTCTGCCGACGCGACCGTCGGCGAGCTGGCGGCGCCCTATGACGTCAGTCTCCAGGCGGTCTCCAAGCACCTCAAGGTGCTCGAGGACGCCGGCCTGGTGAGCCGGGAGTCGCGCCGCGCGCCCGTCCGCCTCGAAGCGGAGGTGTTCGACCTCATGACCAGATGGATCGAGAGATACCAGCAGCAGGCCGAGGAGCGCTACCAGCGCTTGGACGCACTGCTCGCCGAGATGCAGGAAGACCGACCAGCCCGAGAACCAGCCCGAGAAGAGGACGCATCATGACCACCACGAAGCACGAGACCACGATCGAGGCCTCCAAGGAGACCCCCACGATCACCATCGTCCGCGAGTTCGACGCTCCCCCGGAGCTCGTCTTCCGCGCCCACGCCGACAAGGACCTGTACGCCAGGTGGCTCGGGCCCCGCGACGTCGGCATGAACATCACCGAGTGGGACTTCCGCACCGGGGGCTCGTGGGCCTACTCGGCCGAGCGTGACGGTGACGAGTTCACCCAGTTCTTCGGCAGCTTCCACGAGGTGCGCGAGAACGAGCGCATCGTGCAGACCTTCACCTGGCGCGGCGCCCCCGACGGAGCCTCGCTGGAGTTCCTCACCCTCGAGCCGCTCCCCGGCGGCCGCACCCGGCTGACCGGCCTCAGCGTCGTCGAGTCCTTCGAGACCCAGGCCGCGATCATGGCCAGCGGCATGGACAAGGGCGTCATCCAGGGCTACGAGCAGCTCGACGAGCTCCTCGAGGAGCTCTCGTGAGTCCTTCCGAGCAGCACGCGTACGACGCCGCCCGGTTCGCCGAGCTCGTCGGCTCCGCCGCCCCCGGGGACTGGGCCCGCCCCAGCCCGGTGGCGGCGTGGACCGCTCTGGACGTGGTCGAGCACCTGGTCGGCTGGCCACGCGACTTCCTGCGGGGGTCGGCCGGCGTGGATCTCGCGCCGCTCGACGTCGCAGCTGATCCGGTCGCCGCCTGGAAGACCCACACCGCCGACATCCAGGGGCTCTTCGACGACCCCGCCGGCCGGACGGTCTCCAACCCCCACATGGGCGACAAGCCGCTCGACGTCGCGCTCTCGGAGATCTACACGCCTGACATCTGGATGCACTCCTGGGACCTCGCCCGCGCCCTCGGGCGCGACTTCGACCTGGGCGACGAGCGCGCGTCGGCGATGCTCACCGGCGCTGCTGCGATGGAGGACGCCATGCGCGCCTCGGGTCAGTTCGGCCCGCGGGTCGAGGTCCCAGCTGACGCGACCCCTCAGGCGCAGCTCCTCGGCTTCATCGGCCGGGATCCGTACTGGACCCCGTGACCGCCCCTGCCGAGTCGGCTCGTCATGACGAGCCGACTCGAGCTATGTGTTGGTCAGGATGCGCCGACTCGTTCCAGGCGAGCCTGCTTCGGCATGACGAACATTGATCAGCCCATCGTGATCGATCCGAGGCCGGCAGCGAACTGGCACAGATACTGCAACCGCACGGGCTCCGCACCCGGTGGCAGGAGGACCGAGGCGACACGGAGGCCGAGATCCTGCGAATACTGGCCGCCGCTCTGGCCGCCCTCGCAGCGCACACTGACGTGGCATGCCCGTTCCGCGGGGATCTCGAAGCTCACCTGACCCCAATAGACCCAGTAGTCGCGCCCGTCGATCGCCACGATCGGCGGCATCGTGGCGATGAACTGCTCCTTCGCCGTGGATGCCATCTCCAACGTCATCACCCGCCTCGCGCCCGAGTAGGACTCCACGTACGGCACCACGGTCGGCCATTGCGGCTGCGCCTGTTCGCTCACGCGCTCACTGTGCCACGTCGACCCGGGAGGCAGCTCAGGAGCGAGCCAGGGCCCGGATGGCCAGGTCGAGCTCCCGGCGGCCGGCACGGGAGACGACGGCCTCGATGACCTCGATGCCACCGTTCGGGGAGGCGAGGGCGGCCTCGAGCTCGGGCACGGAGGTGACCGCGAGGTGCGGGATGCGGTGGGCGGCGCAGAGCGCTTCGAGGGAGGTGCCGTGCGGAGTTCCGAAGAGGCGTTCGAAGCGGTCGGCGTAGTCGTCGGCGCCCTGCTCGAGCGAGGCGAAGATCGAGCCGCCGTCGTCGTTGGCGACGACGATGGTGAGGTCGGGGCGGACCTCCTCGGGGCCGAGCAGGAGGCCACCGGCGTCGTGCAGGAAGGTGACGTCGCCCATCAGCGCGAGCGCGCGCGTCGACGACGATCGGCCGACGGCGGCGCCGATCGCGGTCGAGACGATGCCGTCGATGCCGGCCAGGCCACGGTTGGCGATCACCTTCCGTCGCCCGCCGACGTTGTTGGGCCGCATCATCAGGTCCAGGTCGCGTACGGGATTCGAGGGACCCAGCATCAGGAGCCCGCCGTCGGGCAGGGCCCGGGCGACACAGGCGGAGACGTCGTACGCCGTCATCTCCGGCTGCTCGTGGAGCAGCCGGTCCACCTGGCGGCTGACCTCGCGATCGGCCGAGCGCCACTCCTCCAGCCACGCGGTGTCCGGGGTGCCGTCGACGTGGAGCCGGGTGCGGATCGTGCGGTCGACCCGGAACGGGCGCGCGGGCCAGACACCGTCGACCGGGGCCGCGATGATCTCGACGTCGGCGCGCGCGAGCAGGTTGGTGACCGGACGCGAGAGGGTGGGGTGACCGTAGACGACGACCCGCTCGATCCGCTCGGCGAGCGGCGACTCGAGCAGCAGCCGGTAGGAGCGGAGGGCGTTGTCGCCCGTACGGGCGCCCGAGGAGGGCTCGGCGAGCAGCGGCCAGCCGCCGTCCTGGGCGAGGACACGCGAGGGCGGGCCGGCGTCGTCGCCGGCGACGACGACCGTCAGCGGCGTACCGGCGCCGGTCGGGATCGACTCGTGGATCTTCAGCTCGGGGCGTAGCGGCTCCGGGCGGACCTCGACCCGCCCCGGCTCCCACCGGTCGGGCGGGGTGAGCGGCTCGTCGAGCTGGAGGTTCCAGTGGACGGGGCCGCGTGCGGCGTCGAGGGCATCGATGTGGTCCTCGGCCGGCGCCTCGGCCACGTCGAGGGTCTCCACCAGCCGGCCGAAGATGCCGACCTGGTCGGTGACCTGGTTGGCGCCGGTCTCGCGGAGCCGCGCCGGCCGGTCGGCGGTGACGACGATCAGCGGTACGCCCGCATGGGCCGCCTCGAGCACCGACGGGTGCAGGTTGGCGACCGCGGTGCCGGAGGTGCACATCACGGCCGCACGCGAGCCGACCTTGGTCAGGCCGAGGGCGAAGAAGCCGGCCGAGCGCTCGTCGATCCGGGTGTGCAGGCGCACCAGCCCGGCCCGCGCGGCATCGAAGGCCGCGAACGACAGCGGCGCGTTGCGCGAGCCCGGCGCGATGACGATGTCGGTGACGCGCGCCTCGAGGAGCGCGGTGACGACCGCCCGGGCGAGCTCAGTAGCCGTAGCCACGCCGGCTCCTTCCGTCGGCTGTGTGAGGGTCCGGGGCACTTTCCCGGTAGGCCACCACGTCTGCGAGACGCCGGCGCCAGGATTCCGTACGCTCCGCGCTCGCGCGCAGCGCCGGCTCGGTGAGCAGCCTCACCGGCGCCGGCGAGGCCGCCAGCACCGGCAGGACCCCGCCGTCCGGGAGGAGCGAGGTCGCGGTGATGTCGTCGGTGAACATCGAGACCGTGCCCAGCCCGCAGGCATAGGGCAGCTCCGGCAGCGCCGCCGCGAGCGCGATCCCGGCGGCCATCCCGACCGAGGTCTCCAGCGCCGAGGAGACCACGCACGGGAGCCCGATGTCCTCGGCGATCCGAAGGCAGGCGCGTACGCCGCCCAGCGGCTGCACCTTCAGCACCGCCACGTCGGCAGCCTGGAGGTCGCGTACGCGATAGGGGTCCGTGGCCCGCCGGATCGACTCGTCCGCGGCGATCGGCACGTCCACCTTGCGGCGTACGTCGGCGAGCTCCTCGACCGTGGGGCAGGGCTGCTCGACGTACTCGAGCCCGCCGGCGGCACGGTCCAGCACCTTGATCGAGGCCAACGCCTCGTCGACCGTCCAGAGGCCGTTGACGTCGATGCGTACCTTGCCCGCGGGGCCGAGGGCGTCCCGGACCGCCTCGACGCGGGCGATGTCGTCGGCCAGGCTCTGGCCCGGGTCGGCGACCTTCACCTTGGCGGTCGCGCACCCGGATCGGGCCACGATCTCGTGGGCACGCTCCGGCCCGACGGCGGGCACGGTGGCGTTGACGGGCACGGCGTCACGGACGGGCTCCGGCCAGTCCCCCGCGGCCGCCTCCTCGGCGCAGCGCAGCCAGGGCTCGATCTCGGGGGTGTCGTAGTCGAGGAACGGCGACCACTCGCCCCATCCGCCGGCGCCCTCGAAGACGAGGCCCTCGCGCTCGGTGATCCCGCGGAAGCGCGTGGTCATCGGGAGGGAGAAGACGTGCGGGCTCATCGGGACTCCATCTCGTCGCTCGTGACCAGCGCGAGCAGCGCCTGCCGGTCGGGCTTCCCGTTGCCGAGGAGCGGGACCTCGTCGAGCGCGACGACCTGTCGCGGCGCCCAAGACCGTGGGTGCTCCGCGGCGACCCACTCGCGGGCGGCACCGGCGTCGATGTCGCCGACGACGAAGGCGACCAGGCGCTGACCCCACTCGTCGTCAGGGACGCCGAGCGCCTCGGCGGCCGTCACGGCCGGGTGCTCGCGGAGCCTCCTGGCGACGAGTGCCGCCGGCACCTTCACGCCGCCGGTGATCACCATGTCGTCGAGACGGCCGAGGATCCGGAGCCGTCCGTCCTCGTCCAGCGTGCCGGCGTCGGAGGTGAGGAACCAGCCGTCGACCAGCGCCTCCGCCGTCTGGACGGGATCGTCCTGGTAACCGTCGAAGAGCGTCGGGCCGCTGATCCGGACCCGGCCGTCGGTGCCGATCGCGATCCCGACACCGTCCAGCGGCATCGCGTCGTAGACGCACCCGCCGCAGGTCTCGGCCGACCCGTAGGTGGCCACGACGTCGACCCCGGCCTGCTCGGCCCGGGTACGCAGCGACGGGTCGATCGGGCCACCGCCGAGCAGCAGCGTGTGGAACCCGGCAAGCGCGGCGAGATCGTCGCCACCGGACTCGACGATCCGGTGCAGCTGGGTCGGCACCATCGAGACGAACCGCGGCCCCTCCGCCATCGCCTCGGTGGCCTTCGCGAAGGATTCGTGGGCTGCGGTGATCACCGGCTCGAACCCCGCGAGGAGCGAGCGGGCGATCACGTTGGCTCCGGCGACGTACGAATCGGGCAGGGTCAGCAGCCACTGCCCGCTCGCCCCGACGCGCCGCGCCGACGCCGCCGCGGACGCCGTCATCGCCTCGCGCGAGAGCATCACCCGCTTGGGCGTGCCGGTGGACCCGGAGGTCTCCACGACCCAGTGCTCCGGCCCGCCTCCGGCGAGCCACTCGGCCATCGCGGCGACGGTCTTCTCAGCCCGTACCACCGCGTCGTCCACACCCCAACGCTATCTCCTGCGGTGCGGGAGCCCGCGGTGGGCTGGTGGAGTTGGTGGGCTGTGACACGTACCGCAGGCGCCGCTACTGGCCGCGGATGTCGAAGTCGCCCACCAGGCCGTGGTGGTCGGAGGCGAGCTTGAACGTGGCGTGCCGGGTGGGGGTGGCGGTGGCGTTGGAACCGAGGAGCCAGTCGATGGTGCCGCCGCCGTCGTGGGTGGCCCAGCCCTGCGGGGGCGCGCCGAGGGTCTCGAAGGAGGAGGTCATCCCGGCTTTGGTCATCAGCGGCTTCGGCCCCCACGGGTCGCCGTCGCCGCCGTTGCGCGGGTAGGGCGAGTTGAGGTCGCCGGCGACGAGGACGGGACCGTACTTCTGCAGGCCCTGCGCCAGCCCGGCGAGCTTCGCGAAGCCGCGCTGGGCCTCGTCCTTACGCGCCTGCGGGCTCTTGGCGGGCGAGGTCATGGTGTGGGTCGAGATCACCGAGATCCGCCCGGAGCCGTCGCTGCTGGCGAGCACCACCCAGGTGGCGTACCTATTGTCGTTCTTGACCCCGGTGACCGGCTTGGTGAGCTGGACGGTGCCCTTGTCGAC from Nocardioides luteus includes:
- a CDS encoding ArsR/SmtB family transcription factor; its protein translation is MSEDRLSRVFAALADPTRRDLVARLSSADATVGELAAPYDVSLQAVSKHLKVLEDAGLVSRESRRAPVRLEAEVFDLMTRWIERYQQQAEERYQRLDALLAEMQEDRPAREPAREEDAS
- a CDS encoding o-succinylbenzoate synthase is translated as MSPHVFSLPMTTRFRGITEREGLVFEGAGGWGEWSPFLDYDTPEIEPWLRCAEEAAAGDWPEPVRDAVPVNATVPAVGPERAHEIVARSGCATAKVKVADPGQSLADDIARVEAVRDALGPAGKVRIDVNGLWTVDEALASIKVLDRAAGGLEYVEQPCPTVEELADVRRKVDVPIAADESIRRATDPYRVRDLQAADVAVLKVQPLGGVRACLRIAEDIGLPCVVSSALETSVGMAAGIALAAALPELPYACGLGTVSMFTDDITATSLLPDGGVLPVLAASPAPVRLLTEPALRASAERTESWRRRLADVVAYRESAPDPHTADGRSRRGYGY
- a CDS encoding TIGR03086 family metal-binding protein, translating into MSPSEQHAYDAARFAELVGSAAPGDWARPSPVAAWTALDVVEHLVGWPRDFLRGSAGVDLAPLDVAADPVAAWKTHTADIQGLFDDPAGRTVSNPHMGDKPLDVALSEIYTPDIWMHSWDLARALGRDFDLGDERASAMLTGAAAMEDAMRASGQFGPRVEVPADATPQAQLLGFIGRDPYWTP
- a CDS encoding SRPBCC domain-containing protein: MTTTKHETTIEASKETPTITIVREFDAPPELVFRAHADKDLYARWLGPRDVGMNITEWDFRTGGSWAYSAERDGDEFTQFFGSFHEVRENERIVQTFTWRGAPDGASLEFLTLEPLPGGRTRLTGLSVVESFETQAAIMASGMDKGVIQGYEQLDELLEELS
- a CDS encoding MBL fold metallo-hydrolase, producing MRITKFGHSCVRIEHDGAVVVVDPGVFAQPEALDGATAVLITHEHPDHYNPALLEGNDAPVFTIGAVAAQIQKGAPAVHERTTVVKPGESFDVGLPVTAVNEKHAVIHADLPHFDNSGYLIQAGDTKIFHPGDALDGPGEAVDVLFLPVSAPWARSAELIDFARSVGASRTVAIHDRVYSEAGSGIFDTQAAALIPAERGYVRLADGADL
- a CDS encoding isochorismate synthase, which encodes MSESEQRSLVATTVALDAGSETLDDLLALLPARRRVLSWVRHGEGLVGWGTAAEIRTSGPERFAHATKWFEELAAVSTVSDPVGVPGTGLVGFGSFAFADLPGFSVLKVPAVVVGKRGDTAWVTTVGPAATPPPPLAPTPAPEAPRDVVFADAYVDGEHWMRIVADAVSRLQHGDLDKVVLARDLLAAASAPIDIRAVLRRLAAAYPTCWTFHVDDLFGATPELLVRRERGLVTSRVLAGTIWPTGEEDLDHALAASLAESSKNLEEHEYAARSVADALEPHCSSMNVPEAPFVLKLPNVMHLATDITGVASDGVSSLDLAAALHPSAAVGGTPREDAVALIAEIESMERARYAGPVGWMDASGDGEWGIALRSAEMIDDRTARLFAGCGIVASSDPETELAETQAKFVPIRDALS
- the menD gene encoding 2-succinyl-5-enolpyruvyl-6-hydroxy-3-cyclohexene-1-carboxylic-acid synthase gives rise to the protein MATATELARAVVTALLEARVTDIVIAPGSRNAPLSFAAFDAARAGLVRLHTRIDERSAGFFALGLTKVGSRAAVMCTSGTAVANLHPSVLEAAHAGVPLIVVTADRPARLRETGANQVTDQVGIFGRLVETLDVAEAPAEDHIDALDAARGPVHWNLQLDEPLTPPDRWEPGRVEVRPEPLRPELKIHESIPTGAGTPLTVVVAGDDAGPPSRVLAQDGGWPLLAEPSSGARTGDNALRSYRLLLESPLAERIERVVVYGHPTLSRPVTNLLARADVEIIAAPVDGVWPARPFRVDRTIRTRLHVDGTPDTAWLEEWRSADREVSRQVDRLLHEQPEMTAYDVSACVARALPDGGLLMLGPSNPVRDLDLMMRPNNVGGRRKVIANRGLAGIDGIVSTAIGAAVGRSSSTRALALMGDVTFLHDAGGLLLGPEEVRPDLTIVVANDDGGSIFASLEQGADDYADRFERLFGTPHGTSLEALCAAHRIPHLAVTSVPELEAALASPNGGIEVIEAVVSRAGRRELDLAIRALARS
- a CDS encoding demethylmenaquinone methyltransferase, translating into MTRADLDKQPGDVRRMFDAVAKRYDITNDVLSLGQDRRWRREVIKAVDPKPGELVLDLAAGTGTSSQPFLDAGAEVVPTDFSIGMLQVGKEAKPHLPFTAGDGTRLPYRDATFDAVTISFGLRNIVDPAAGLRELRRVTRPGGRIVVCEFSHPTWKPFRTLYVEYLMKALPPVARAVSSSPDAYVYLAESIRAWPDQAGLAEMLSSAGWKSPTWTNLSGGIVALHHATA
- a CDS encoding ankyrin repeat domain-containing protein, which gives rise to MTTTLPWDGILMPREAYGPAAVKARDSLTDAAAQGDWRRALSQVRNDYTVGVNTWKIGGESMFTPLHHAAYLGAPRETVQELLSLGGVRSLPTAHGETPYLLAKRRGHDHLLDMLDPFFRPGTPLGDNLEAVNHHVNTTLAELTAEFRGDHQLRTFDVRLISEEGGPDEAWFTAPGMYGGIRIGMFWGRAHLEYNSRLGDSYVVVGPEGSAYVSRSKRALPLPTR
- a CDS encoding GH25 family lysozyme; this encodes MTAIAAGLLLAVSLSPTQSAGAAEKDDRRLTQKARSHGVTLEHGAYVGWSTPGSHAEGGTPQEQPITAQASVSGIDVSGHQGNVDWAYWWGQGKRFAYIKATEGTYYRNSTYFPQQYNGSYNQGFIRGAYHFANPSDSGGAAQADYFVNNGGGWSADGKTLPGVLDIEYNPYSGGTCYGLSQASMRSWIAAFLDRYRYRTGRDAVIYTTTDWWTTCTGNTSQFASAHPLWIARYASSPGTLPAGWGYYTFWQYTSSPLDQNTFNGAYDRLQALALG
- a CDS encoding YciI family protein, translating into MALVAVLYAYNDLPDVRAEHLDAHRGFLASQDNLVLSGPSSDGSALLVFEGEIAGVEATLDDDPFLAVGLIKERRVFEWTPVLGSWKAQLGL